The Synchiropus splendidus isolate RoL2022-P1 chromosome 1, RoL_Sspl_1.0, whole genome shotgun sequence genome includes a window with the following:
- the pip5k1ba gene encoding phosphatidylinositol-4-phosphate 5-kinase, type I, beta a: MSSAGGKGTSKPSKAHKKPTAAALKGAIQLSIGYAVGNLSSKPDRDVLMQDFSVVESVFLPSEGSNLTPAHHFPDFRLKTYAPLAFRYFRELFGIKPDDYLYSICNEPLIELSNPGASSSWFYLTSDDEFIIKTVQHKEAEFLQKLLPGYYMNLNQNPRTLLPKFYGLYCIQCGGVTIRVVVMNNVLPRCMKMHYKYDLKGSSYKRRASRKERTKPSPTFKDLDFQEMHEGLHFDPDTYNALMKTLQRDCRVLESFKIMDYSLLLGIHVLDQKPLVRGSRGDSRKGQKVLYSTALESIQGNVKDPGPVADDDTLGGIPAKHRDENLLIFLGIIDILQSYRFIKKVEHSWKSIVHDGDTVSVHRPNFYADRFLKFMGSTVFKKIHPLRGASSRRKRSSLHPHKSASQEYLSPHKEERKEKKALSMDNLDGDFNSSTKQTDRLNTASVSFQCVGEDKDDIENREARRSSSSTIALDDRLSPVSRSLSDSELDVYLVAARPAPARLEETEI, from the exons ATGTCATCTGCTGGTGGAAAAGGAACCTCCAAGCCATCGAAGGCTCATAAAAAg ccgacagcagcagctctgaaagGAGCCATCCAGTTGAGCATCGGTTATGCTGTGGGAAACCTCAGCTCCAAGCCTGACAGAGATGTACTCATGCAAGACTTCTCCGTGGTGGAGAGTGTCTTCCTACCCAG CGAGGGCAGCAACTTGACCCCGGCGCATCACTTCCCTGATTTTCGTCTGAAAACATACGCACCTCTGGCCTTCCGCTACTTCAGAGAGCTGTTTGGCATCAAGCCCGACGACTATCTG TACTCCATCTGTAATGAGCCTCTGATCGAGCTGTCCAACCCTGGGGCCAGCAGTTCCTGGTTCTATCTCACCAGTGACGACGAGTTTATCATCAAGACTGTGCAGCATAAAGAGGCCGAGTTCCTGCAGAAGCTGCTTCCTGGTTACTACATG AACCTAAACCAGAATCCAAGGACGCTTCTGCCCAAGTTCTATGGCCTCTACTGCATCCAGTGTGGTGGTGTCACCATCCGCGTGGTGGTGATGAACAACGTTCTTCCCCGCTGCATGAAGATGCACTACAAATACGACCTCAAAGGCTCCTCATACAAACGCAGAGCCTCACGCAAAGAACGCACCAAGCCCTCACCGACATTCAAAGACCTGGACTTCCAGGAGATGCATGAAGGCCTGCACTTTGACCCCGACACCTACAATGCGCTGATGAAGACACTGCAGAGAGACTGCCGG GTGCTGGAGAGTTTCAAGATCATGGACTACAGTCTGCTACTTGGCATTCATGTTCTGGATCAAAAGCCTCTGGTACGAGGCAGTCGAGGTGACAGCAGGAAAGGACAGAAGGTCCTCTACTCCACTGCACTCGAGTCCATTCAGGGGAACGTGAAGGATCCAGGACCAGTGGCAGACGATGACAC ACTGGGAGGAATTCCAGCCAAGCACCGAGATGAGAATCTTCTCATATTCTTGGGAATCATTGACATCCTTCAGTCTTATAG GTTTATTAAGAAAGTGGAACATTCCTGGAAGTCCATTGTGCATGACGGC gacactgtgtcagtTCACAGACCAAATTTCTATGCAGACAGATTTCTAAAATTCATGGGGTCAACTGTCTTCAAGAAAATCCACC CTCTGAGAGGAGCATCgtccaggaggaagaggagttcCCTGCATCCTCACAAGTCAGCATCCCAGGAGTATTTGTCTCCTcacaaggaggagaggaaggagaagaaagctCTGAGCATGGACAACCTGGATGGAGACT TCAACAGCTCCACTAAACAGACCGATCGCCTCAATACTGCAAGTGTGTCCTTCCAGTGTGTCGGCGAAGATAAGGATGACATTGAAAACAG AGAAGCCAGACGatcctccagctccaccatCGCTCTTGACGACCGACTGTCCCCTGTCAGCAGAAGCCTCTCAGACTCCGAGCTGGATGTTTACTTG GTGGCAGCACGTCCAGCACCTGCACGTCTGGAGGAGACCGAAATATGA